Proteins found in one Triticum aestivum cultivar Chinese Spring chromosome 4D, IWGSC CS RefSeq v2.1, whole genome shotgun sequence genomic segment:
- the LOC123096204 gene encoding GTPase Der, protein MAMPSTSSSSRPPILHPSSKTPNTPRLLPLVSRAAAPRPLLLSFAPPAPGRGLRTAAAQQPAYENGEEEEEGVEDDEYYSDEEDEGELDVEAMEEEARRAAADLAARLDRELRVDGDVREKRRTMRDKTSTSKHIPDSKLPKVAVIGRPNVGKSALFNRLVGGNRAIVVDEPGVTRDRLYGRSYWGDQEFMVIDTGGVITLSKSQAGVMEELAITTTVGMDGIPMASREAAIARMPSMIEKQAVAAVEEAAVLLFLVDGQAGLVAADIEIADWLRRNFSHKCIILAVNKCESPRKGQMQALEFWSLGFTPLPISAITGTGTGELLDMVCSELKKFEGLEGLDDVEEDENRVPAISIVGRPNVGKSSILNALVGEDRTIVSPVSGTTRDAIDTELTTVDGQKYKLIDTAGIRRRAAVASAGSTTETLSVKRAFSAIRRSDVVALVIEAMACVSEQDYKIAERIEKEGKACVIVVNKWDTIPNKNNESTTHYEQDVREKLRVLDWAPIVYCSAINGNSVEKIISAASLVEKERSRRLGTSILNQVVREAVAFKAPPRTRGGKRGRVYYTTQAAVRPPTFVLFVNDAKLFPEPYRRYMHKQLRSDAGFPGTPIRLLWRSRKRTDRQQRRSNTEARGALVAAS, encoded by the exons ATGGCCATGccctccacttcttcctcctcgcggCCGCCTATCCTGCACCCTAGCTCCAAAACCCCGAACACTCCACGCCTGCTGCCGCTCGTCTCCAGGGCTGCTGCCCCTCGCCCGCTGCTTCTCTCCTTCGCTCCGCCCGCGCCCGGGCGCGGGCTCCGGACCGCTGCCGCCCAACAACCCGCCTACGAAaatggagaggaggaagaggaaggggtGGAGGATGATGAGTATTACAGCGACGAGGAGGATGAAGGGGAGTTGGACGTGGAGGCGATGGAGgaagaggcgcggcgcgccgccgccgacctcgccgcgcGCCTCGACCGGGAGCTACGCGTCG ATGGTGATGTTCGGGAGAAAAGAAGAACCATGAGGGATAAGACATCAACATCTAAACAT ATCCCAGACAGTAAGCTTCCAAAGGTGGCTGTTATTGGTAGACCTAATGTGGGTAAATCTGCACTATTCAATCGGCTTGTCGGG GGCAATAGGGCTATCGTTGTTGATGAACCTGGTGTAACAAGGGATCGTTTGTATGGACGATCTTATTGGGGTGATCAAGAGTTTATGGTTATTGATACTGGGGGTGTGATTACTCTATCGAAGTCTCAAGCAGGTGTAATGGAAGAACTTGCCATCACAACTACTGTTGGTATGGATGGGATTCCAATGGCCTCTCGAGAAGCTGCTATTGCTAGGATGCCATCTATGATTGAGAAGCAAGCTGTTGCTGCCGTTGAAGAAGCAGCTGTCCTTCTTTTCCTTGTGGATGGTCAG GCTGGTCTTGTGGCAGCTGATATAGAAATTGCTGATTGGTTACGTCGCAACTTCTCACACAAGTGCATCATACTTGCTGTAAACAAGTGTGAATCGCCACGGAAAGGGCAAATGCAAGCATTAGAATTTTGGTCATTAGG GTTTACACCTTTACCAATATCTGCTATCACCGGCACTGGAACTGGAGAGCTCCTGGATATGGTCTGTTCGGAACTGAAAAAGTTCGAG GGACTAGAAGGATTGGATGATGTTGAAGAAGACGAAAACCGCGTTCCTGCTATTTCTATTGTTGGAAGACCAAATGTTGGGAAAAGTAGCATTCTAAATGCTTTGGTTGGAGAAGATAGAACTATTGTGAGCCCAGTTAGTGGTACCACCCGTGATGCCATTGATACTGAGTTAACCACAGTGGATGGGCAG AAATACAAACTCATCGATACGGCTGGCATCCGACGGAGAGCAGCAGTTGCTTCTGCTGGCAGCACAACTGAAACACTTTCAGTAAAACGTGCATTTAGTGCAATTCGTCGATCTGATGTAGTTGCCCTTGTTATTGAAGCGATGGCCTGTGTCTCGGAGCAG GATTATAAAATTGCAGAAAGGATTGAGAAAGAGGGAAAGGCATGTGTCATTGTTGTGAACAAATGGGACACAATCCCAAACAAGAACAATGAGAGTACTACACATTATGAACAAGATGTAAGAGAGAAGCTTCGTGTACTTGACTGGGCACCTATTGTTTACTGTTCTGCGATAAATGGGAACAGCGTTGAAAA GATTATTTCTGCTGCTTCTTTGGTTGAAAAGGAAAGGTCTAGAAGACTTGGCACCTCTATTCTTAACCAAGTGGTTAGAGAAGCTGTAGCATTCAAAGCACCACCACGAACAAGAGGTGGCAAAAGAGGCCGTGTTTATTACACAACACAG GCTGCTGTTCGTCCACCAACGTTTGTCCTCTTCGTTAATGACGCAAAACTCTTCCCTGAGCCGTATCGGCGGTACATGCACAAGCAGCTCCGGTCTGACGCCGGATTCCCGGGCACGCCTATTCGCCTACTGTGGCGTAGCAGGAAGCGGACTGATAGGCAACAGAGGAGATCAAATACGGAGGCTCGTGGTGCGCTTGTAGCGGCGAGTTAG